The following are encoded together in the Bradyrhizobium algeriense genome:
- a CDS encoding efflux RND transporter periplasmic adaptor subunit: MKLQHLVATGILAIATAGAGYYGYSHLLHPPLVTTSYASLAAVSEAVYGTGTVEPERWAKVVPLQRRRLVDLCRCEGQVVKSGQILGRQDDAEERSALEQMEINRGQLERDLTRAEKDRDKNDAARTEYEQRWTKLEEAKSRIAAQKVRLDSLILRAPLDGMVLRRDSEVGEIAGPTDVLFWVGPPAPMQVVAEINEEEINRIAAGQKAFLRSEAFPGRALRATVSQITPKGDPTRKTFRVYLRLPQDTPLRIGMSVETNIIFREKPAAIVVPAEAIAGDAVQMVDDGRIKRVPITVGIRGSRNTEIIGDVSKGTTVLSPARRDLADGARIRIDNSMTRAAEPAAVGEPADQPGATPEAAVVASVTTAPSDPDDAVISAAMTAHIDSVVSDARRNFISNSR, translated from the coding sequence ATGAAATTGCAGCATCTCGTCGCAACCGGAATTCTGGCCATCGCCACCGCAGGGGCCGGCTATTACGGCTACTCCCATTTGCTTCATCCACCGCTGGTGACCACCAGCTATGCGAGCCTCGCGGCGGTTTCCGAAGCCGTTTACGGAACCGGCACGGTCGAGCCCGAGCGCTGGGCCAAAGTGGTGCCGCTGCAGCGCCGCCGGCTGGTCGACCTTTGCCGATGCGAGGGACAGGTGGTCAAGTCCGGCCAGATCCTCGGCCGCCAGGACGACGCCGAGGAGCGCAGCGCGCTGGAGCAGATGGAAATCAATCGAGGCCAGCTCGAACGTGATCTGACGCGCGCCGAGAAGGATCGCGACAAGAACGACGCCGCGCGCACCGAGTACGAGCAGCGCTGGACCAAGCTCGAGGAAGCAAAGTCGCGGATCGCCGCACAGAAGGTGCGGCTCGACTCGCTGATCTTGAGAGCTCCGCTCGACGGCATGGTCCTGCGGCGCGACAGCGAGGTCGGCGAGATCGCCGGTCCCACCGATGTCCTGTTCTGGGTGGGACCGCCTGCGCCGATGCAGGTCGTCGCCGAAATCAACGAGGAAGAGATCAACCGCATCGCGGCCGGCCAGAAGGCTTTTCTGCGCAGCGAGGCTTTTCCCGGAAGGGCGCTGCGCGCCACGGTCTCCCAGATCACGCCCAAGGGCGACCCGACCCGAAAAACCTTCCGCGTCTATTTGCGGCTGCCACAGGATACGCCGCTGCGGATCGGCATGTCAGTCGAGACCAACATCATTTTCCGCGAGAAGCCGGCGGCCATCGTCGTGCCGGCAGAGGCCATCGCAGGCGATGCGGTTCAGATGGTTGATGACGGCCGGATCAAGCGCGTGCCCATAACGGTCGGCATCCGCGGCAGCCGCAACACCGAGATCATCGGCGACGTATCCAAGGGCACCACCGTGCTTTCGCCCGCACGCAGGGATCTCGCTGACGGCGCCAGGATTCGTATCGACAACAGCATGACCAGAGCCGCGGAGCCGGCGGCCGTGGGCGAACCGGCCGATCAGCCTGGCGCAACGCCCGAAGCGGCCGTGGTAGCCTCGGTCACCACAGCGCCTTCGGATCCCGATGATGCGGTGATTTCGGCAGCCATGACCGCCCACATCGATTCCGTGGTCAGTGACGCGCGTCGCAACTTCATCAGCAACAGCCGGTAG
- a CDS encoding DUF308 domain-containing protein, which yields MTIHSDLSRASQEQWLKLYYFARTAFSAVWVAAAFTVGQHSWVIAAVLLVAYPAWDALANFVDASRNGGLGQNRAQTINVVVSVATTLAVVLALEMSMNWVLGVFGVWAILSGLLQLGTAVRRWKSYGAQWAMILSGGQSALAGTFFIVQARMPMPPSITNVAGYAAVGAFYFLVSAVWLSVSQLRRKAA from the coding sequence ATGACAATTCACAGCGATCTTTCTCGCGCCAGCCAGGAACAATGGCTCAAGCTCTATTACTTTGCTCGGACAGCGTTCTCGGCTGTCTGGGTGGCGGCTGCCTTTACGGTGGGACAGCATTCCTGGGTGATCGCGGCGGTTTTACTCGTGGCTTATCCTGCATGGGATGCCCTCGCCAATTTTGTCGACGCATCGCGCAACGGAGGATTGGGACAGAATCGCGCGCAGACTATCAACGTCGTGGTCAGTGTGGCGACAACGCTCGCGGTGGTTCTCGCGCTGGAGATGAGCATGAATTGGGTGCTCGGGGTGTTCGGCGTTTGGGCGATCCTGTCTGGCCTGCTTCAACTCGGCACCGCAGTCCGCCGTTGGAAGAGCTATGGTGCGCAGTGGGCGATGATCCTGAGCGGAGGGCAATCAGCGCTGGCAGGCACGTTTTTCATCGTGCAGGCGCGGATGCCGATGCCGCCATCCATCACCAACGTGGCCGGCTATGCCGCGGTAGGCGCCTTCTACTTCCTGGTTTCGGCGGTGTGGCTGAGCGTGAGCCAATTGCGGCGGAAGGCTGCATAG
- a CDS encoding ABC transporter ATP-binding protein, giving the protein MTEVALQAVELVRRIEGAVSHTLVNGIDLAVNKGEFVAITGPSGSGKSSLLYLLGLLDAPSEGEVIICGQPTSKLSESDRADVRLTKCGFVFQFHFLLPEFTSLDNVLLPMRAAGIMAEAEMRERGLALLDSLGLAEHANKRPNALSGGQRQRVAIARALANRPEIIVADEPTGALDTASTEQVFSILRNIADQGQTVVVVTHDPALAARADRRIHIVDGKIAEITGRGGGELVCETVS; this is encoded by the coding sequence ATGACCGAGGTCGCTTTGCAGGCGGTAGAACTCGTCCGCCGCATCGAGGGCGCTGTTTCGCACACCCTCGTCAACGGCATTGATCTTGCGGTGAACAAGGGCGAGTTCGTCGCCATTACCGGGCCGTCGGGATCGGGCAAATCGTCGCTGCTCTATCTGCTGGGCCTGCTCGATGCGCCCAGCGAAGGCGAGGTCATCATCTGCGGTCAGCCGACCTCGAAATTGTCGGAATCGGACCGGGCCGATGTCCGCCTGACCAAATGCGGCTTCGTGTTCCAGTTCCATTTCCTGCTGCCGGAGTTCACCTCGCTCGACAATGTGCTGCTGCCGATGCGCGCCGCCGGCATTATGGCTGAAGCCGAGATGCGCGAGCGCGGCCTTGCGCTACTGGACTCGCTTGGGCTTGCCGAGCACGCCAACAAGCGCCCCAACGCGCTCTCCGGCGGCCAGCGCCAGCGCGTCGCCATCGCCCGCGCGCTAGCCAACCGCCCCGAGATTATTGTCGCCGACGAGCCGACCGGCGCACTCGATACGGCCTCGACGGAGCAGGTGTTCTCGATCCTCCGCAACATCGCCGACCAGGGCCAGACCGTGGTCGTGGTGACCCACGATCCAGCGCTCGCCGCCCGCGCCGACCGCCGCATCCACATCGTCGACGGCAAGATCGCGGAGATTACGGGAAGGGGTGGAGGCGAGCTGGTTTGCGAGACAGTGAGTTAA
- a CDS encoding TetR/AcrR family transcriptional regulator, which produces MSNLSTTADDILACARSLIVAGGYNGFSYADIADVVGIRKASIHHHFPGKVDLVRTLVARYREEAEAGMANLELQVSDPLEQLRSYAGYWEACIADASAPFCVCALLASQLPVLPEEVGLEVRAHFRSLSAWLTSVLERGARHGQLQLMSTPRAEAEAFMATVHGAMLSARAYGDPKIFGAVTGPLLQRLARRFPPDTVLDLK; this is translated from the coding sequence GTGAGCAACTTGTCTACCACCGCTGACGACATCCTGGCTTGCGCGCGTTCTCTGATCGTCGCGGGCGGCTACAACGGTTTCAGTTATGCCGACATTGCTGATGTGGTCGGGATTCGCAAGGCGAGCATCCATCACCATTTCCCAGGCAAGGTCGATCTGGTCCGAACGCTGGTTGCGCGGTATCGGGAAGAAGCTGAAGCGGGGATGGCGAATCTCGAACTTCAGGTATCCGATCCGCTCGAACAGCTTCGGTCCTACGCTGGGTATTGGGAAGCCTGCATCGCGGACGCCAGCGCTCCGTTTTGTGTCTGCGCACTGTTGGCGAGCCAGCTCCCCGTCCTGCCCGAGGAAGTTGGCCTGGAGGTCCGGGCGCATTTCCGCTCCCTGTCAGCGTGGCTGACATCCGTGCTGGAGCGCGGCGCGCGGCACGGCCAACTTCAACTGATGAGTACCCCTCGTGCCGAGGCTGAAGCGTTCATGGCGACGGTTCACGGCGCGATGCTTTCGGCGAGGGCCTATGGCGATCCGAAGATATTCGGCGCCGTGACCGGCCCGCTCTTGCAGCGACTCGCTCGGCGCTTCCCTCCAGATACGGTCCTGGATCTCAAATAA
- a CDS encoding ABC transporter permease, producing MKLIFNIAWTHVSTRVRQTLVGMAGVSMGVGFTIMMAGLMQGSQIDFLRQLVDTMPHITVEDERRSVPTQPAEQEYAAVQMPDIANVGKRAGIKYPESAMSSLRSWIPGDVAPSAKTTAIINHGGARIGITLTGIDTRREVQVSKLATQMREGKLDDLSRAPNGIIMGEALAEKLGVKTGNTVLLIGGQGVQLNSTVAGLYRSGLKRVDESQIYSLMGPAQVMMGQSGVVNQLRLRLNDPMAAQKIAAQVEAQTGYKSVSWQEANADLLSSFTVRDFIVLTVMGAMLLTSSFATYNIISTITHEKRQDIAIMKSLGMREYAVRRIFIIEAAIIGVVGILFGWILGYLLCYGWSKITIFNPLTGSTVPLQIYYSLTHYLIAGGISLVCCAGAAYFPARKATSVHPVEIIRGAS from the coding sequence GTGAAGCTTATATTCAACATCGCATGGACCCATGTCAGCACCCGGGTGCGGCAGACCCTCGTGGGCATGGCTGGCGTGTCCATGGGGGTCGGCTTCACCATCATGATGGCGGGCCTGATGCAGGGTTCGCAGATCGACTTCCTGCGGCAGCTCGTCGACACCATGCCGCATATCACGGTCGAGGATGAGCGGCGCTCCGTGCCGACGCAACCCGCAGAGCAGGAATATGCGGCGGTCCAGATGCCTGATATCGCCAATGTCGGCAAACGTGCCGGAATCAAATATCCGGAATCTGCGATGAGCTCACTGCGCTCCTGGATACCTGGCGACGTGGCTCCCTCGGCCAAGACCACCGCGATCATCAATCACGGCGGCGCGCGCATCGGCATCACCTTGACCGGCATCGACACCCGCCGCGAGGTTCAGGTCTCGAAACTCGCCACGCAAATGCGTGAGGGAAAGCTCGACGACCTTTCACGCGCGCCGAACGGCATCATCATGGGTGAGGCCCTGGCCGAAAAACTCGGCGTGAAAACCGGCAACACCGTCCTCCTGATCGGCGGCCAGGGCGTCCAGCTGAATTCGACGGTGGCCGGGCTCTATCGCTCCGGCCTGAAGCGTGTCGATGAGAGCCAGATCTATTCGCTGATGGGGCCGGCGCAGGTCATGATGGGACAAAGCGGGGTCGTCAACCAGCTGCGACTGCGGTTGAACGATCCGATGGCGGCGCAAAAGATCGCAGCCCAGGTCGAAGCGCAGACCGGCTACAAGTCGGTGTCGTGGCAGGAAGCCAATGCCGACTTGCTGTCATCCTTTACCGTGCGCGATTTCATCGTGCTCACCGTGATGGGCGCGATGTTGCTGACATCGTCCTTTGCCACCTACAACATCATATCGACGATCACCCACGAAAAGCGCCAGGACATCGCGATCATGAAATCGCTGGGCATGCGCGAGTATGCGGTGCGGCGGATTTTCATCATCGAAGCCGCCATCATCGGCGTGGTCGGCATCCTGTTCGGGTGGATCCTCGGTTATCTGCTCTGCTACGGCTGGTCGAAGATCACGATCTTCAATCCGCTGACGGGCTCGACCGTTCCGCTGCAGATCTATTACTCGCTGACGCATTATTTGATCGCCGGCGGCATATCCCTTGTCTGCTGCGCAGGGGCGGCCTATTTCCCGGCGCGCAAGGCAACCAGCGTGCATCCAGTTGAAATCATCCGGGGGGCATCATGA
- a CDS encoding class I SAM-dependent methyltransferase: MSITSDARFWDRTSRKYARSAMADQAGYERTLDRTRALLGSGDRVLELGCGTGTTALRLAGDVQDYLATDISAGMITIANEKHAAAPIPALVFRTATAEALAPDATKFNAVLGFNYLHLVRDLPGTLRCVHGLLATEGLFISKTPCVGDMNPLLRFALPPMRAIGMAPYAGVFRAADLSQQISAAGFDILVTENHATKGNDNRPYIVARKSN, from the coding sequence ATGAGCATCACGAGCGACGCCCGTTTCTGGGACCGGACTTCACGGAAGTACGCCAGGAGTGCGATGGCGGATCAGGCCGGATATGAGCGCACGCTGGACCGGACCCGCGCCCTGTTGGGATCGGGCGACAGGGTGTTGGAGTTGGGCTGCGGAACAGGAACAACGGCGCTTCGGCTCGCTGGCGATGTGCAAGACTATCTTGCGACGGATATTTCCGCTGGCATGATCACGATTGCGAATGAGAAACACGCCGCTGCTCCCATCCCGGCCCTTGTCTTCCGCACCGCGACCGCAGAAGCGCTTGCGCCTGACGCGACAAAGTTTAACGCGGTTCTAGGATTCAACTATCTTCATCTGGTCCGCGATCTGCCCGGCACGCTGCGCTGCGTCCACGGCTTACTTGCAACGGAAGGCTTGTTCATCTCCAAGACACCCTGCGTCGGGGATATGAATCCGCTGCTCCGGTTTGCCTTGCCCCCGATGCGCGCGATCGGCATGGCACCTTATGCAGGCGTCTTTCGGGCGGCGGACCTGAGCCAACAAATATCTGCCGCAGGCTTCGACATTCTTGTCACTGAAAACCACGCAACGAAGGGCAACGACAACCGCCCTTACATCGTGGCTCGCAAGAGTAATTAA